In Schistocerca serialis cubense isolate TAMUIC-IGC-003099 chromosome 3, iqSchSeri2.2, whole genome shotgun sequence, the following proteins share a genomic window:
- the LOC126469615 gene encoding pro-neuropeptide Y-like: MSLVRVVVIALVVLAATAPLSEPLPAGADAGQQRPERPPMFTSPEELRNYLTQLSDFYASLGRPRFGKRGSSAAAAFRAASRLPLPPPDAYEQLFQYDE, translated from the exons ATGTCGTTGGTGCGCGTGGTGGTGATAGCGCTGGTGGTGCTGGCGGCGACGGCCCCGCTGAGCGAGCCGCTGCCCGCGGGCGCCGATGCAGGCCAGCAGCGACCCGAGCGCCCGCCCATGTTCACCTCGCCCGAGGAGCTGCGCAACTACCTCACCCAGCTGAGCGACTTCTACGCGTCTCTCGGCAGGCCCAG GTTCGGCAAGCGCgggtcgtcggcggcggcggccttCCGAGCGGCCAGCCGGCTGCCGCTTCCTCCGCCGGACGCCTACGAGCAGCTGTTCCAGTACGACGAGTGA